Proteins encoded together in one Stutzerimonas stutzeri window:
- a CDS encoding HlyD family secretion protein: MSDARTPDAETTPTTDAGGTPPEPPKTIQPSRRSIVLMTLVALVGVLAILYAWQLWPFTGSLVTTENAYVRGQLTVLAPQVAGCVTEVRVQDFEQVRQGQVLVRIDDRQYQQRVAQRRAERDAARFELENLDQQLAADRATLAARRADLFAAEAEEARARADERRVDELAERGSVSIRERDQTRASARAASANVRKARAAIEIAEQTLKASGISRGGLQARVEIAQATLHQAEIDLANTEIVAPGDGRVSEVGVRLGQYVTAGTQLLFLVPPKLWVIANYKETQTANMRPGQPVSFEVDALNGARLTGRIERIAPATGSEFSLLRPDNATGNFTKVVQRLPVRIAIDPDQPLLERLRPGLSVVTHVDTAAP; this comes from the coding sequence ATGAGCGATGCGCGCACACCCGACGCCGAGACCACGCCGACCACGGACGCCGGCGGCACACCACCCGAGCCGCCCAAGACGATCCAGCCAAGCCGCCGCTCGATCGTCCTGATGACGCTGGTGGCCCTGGTCGGCGTGCTCGCCATCCTCTATGCCTGGCAGCTCTGGCCGTTCACCGGCAGCCTGGTCACCACCGAGAACGCCTATGTGCGCGGCCAGCTCACGGTGCTCGCGCCGCAGGTCGCCGGCTGCGTCACCGAGGTGCGGGTGCAGGACTTCGAGCAGGTCCGCCAGGGCCAGGTGCTGGTACGCATCGATGACAGGCAGTACCAGCAACGGGTCGCCCAGCGCCGCGCTGAACGGGACGCCGCACGCTTCGAACTGGAAAACCTCGACCAGCAACTGGCCGCCGACCGCGCCACCCTGGCCGCGCGCCGCGCCGACCTGTTCGCCGCCGAGGCCGAAGAGGCACGGGCACGGGCCGACGAGCGTCGCGTCGACGAACTCGCCGAGCGCGGCTCGGTGTCCATCCGCGAGCGCGACCAGACCCGCGCCAGCGCCCGCGCCGCGTCGGCCAACGTGCGCAAGGCACGCGCCGCCATCGAGATCGCCGAGCAGACGCTCAAGGCCAGCGGCATCTCCCGGGGCGGCCTGCAGGCGCGGGTCGAGATCGCCCAGGCAACGCTGCACCAGGCCGAGATCGACCTGGCCAACACCGAGATCGTCGCCCCTGGCGATGGGCGGGTCAGCGAGGTGGGCGTGCGCCTGGGCCAGTACGTTACTGCCGGCACGCAGCTGCTGTTCCTGGTGCCGCCGAAGCTCTGGGTGATCGCCAACTACAAGGAGACCCAGACGGCGAACATGCGCCCCGGCCAGCCGGTGAGTTTCGAGGTCGATGCCCTCAACGGCGCGCGCCTGACCGGCCGCATCGAGCGCATCGCCCCGGCCACGGGCTCCGAGTTCAGCCTGCTGCGCCCGGACAACGCCACCGGCAATTTCACCAAGGTGGTCCAGCGGCTGCCGGTACGCATCGCCATCGACCCGGACCAGCCGCTGCTCGAGCGCTTGCGGCCGGGGTTGTCGGTGGTCACCCACGTGGACACCGCGGCGCCATGA
- a CDS encoding efflux transporter outer membrane subunit: MRKTGLLGTLALTLVMAGCVPPRQPLPPEARLDEVPSQWRQPNHGNAPVAQWWRGFGDPALLDLVDRALARNTDVLIGAERLAAARERIRLSRAALLPSLDAVFGLERSQDLGPLGLTRTTAAQPGLQFAYEVDLWGRLASLREAAELQFQASEAEQQTLRLALAATVAQGYVALLSLDRQLQLTHETVRSRRAALAVAEDRSRMGYTSELEQTQARSEYEAAAQLVPRLEQASLEQEHALRRLTGDPPGPVPRGTLAALQAPAVPGSLPSALLRQRPDLYQAELQLAASDRFLDSERDRFLPRVQLSASLGRLYVDALDYDPVKVWSLGASVLAPLFDGERLEAGVAVATAERNQAAYAYRRAALNAFSEVENALSGLDSLARQSRRLEARREVLARSLAIAEDRYHGGYSSYLEALDAQRNLFDTQLAEVQLQEAQLNRLIELYRALGGGWRAPEHAATERTE; encoded by the coding sequence ATGAGGAAAACCGGTCTGCTCGGCACGCTGGCGCTGACGCTGGTGATGGCCGGCTGCGTGCCTCCGCGCCAGCCGCTGCCACCCGAAGCCCGGCTGGACGAGGTGCCCTCGCAGTGGCGCCAGCCCAACCATGGCAACGCACCGGTTGCACAGTGGTGGCGCGGCTTCGGCGATCCGGCTCTGCTCGATCTGGTGGATCGTGCGCTGGCGCGCAACACCGACGTGCTGATCGGCGCCGAACGGCTGGCGGCGGCCCGCGAGCGGATACGCCTGTCTCGCGCCGCGCTGCTACCGAGCCTGGACGCGGTGTTCGGGCTGGAGCGCAGCCAGGACCTCGGCCCCCTTGGCCTGACCCGCACCACCGCCGCGCAACCCGGCCTGCAGTTCGCCTACGAGGTCGATCTCTGGGGCCGCCTGGCCAGCCTGCGCGAGGCGGCAGAGTTGCAGTTCCAGGCCAGCGAAGCCGAGCAGCAGACCCTGCGCCTGGCGCTGGCCGCGACCGTCGCGCAGGGCTATGTGGCGCTGCTGTCACTGGATCGTCAGCTGCAGCTGACCCATGAGACGGTGCGGTCCCGTCGCGCCGCCCTGGCGGTTGCCGAGGACCGGTCGCGCATGGGCTACACCTCCGAACTGGAGCAGACCCAGGCGCGTTCGGAGTACGAGGCGGCCGCGCAACTGGTGCCGCGGCTTGAGCAGGCTAGCCTCGAGCAGGAACACGCCCTGCGACGCCTGACCGGTGACCCGCCCGGGCCGGTGCCACGGGGCACGCTTGCCGCACTGCAGGCTCCAGCGGTGCCGGGCAGCCTGCCTTCGGCGCTGCTGCGGCAGCGGCCGGATCTGTACCAGGCCGAGCTGCAGCTGGCCGCCAGTGACCGTTTCCTCGACAGCGAGCGCGACCGCTTTCTGCCGCGGGTGCAACTCTCGGCAAGCCTGGGCCGGCTATACGTCGATGCGCTGGATTACGACCCGGTGAAGGTCTGGAGCCTCGGCGCCAGCGTACTGGCCCCGCTGTTCGATGGCGAGCGGCTGGAGGCCGGCGTGGCGGTGGCCACGGCCGAGCGCAATCAGGCTGCCTACGCCTATCGCAGGGCGGCGCTCAATGCTTTCAGCGAGGTGGAGAACGCGCTATCCGGACTGGACAGCCTCGCCCGTCAGAGCCGCCGTCTTGAAGCGCGCCGCGAAGTGCTGGCGCGCTCGCTGGCGATCGCCGAGGACCGCTATCACGGCGGTTATTCCTCTTATCTGGAGGCGCTGGATGCGCAGCGCAATCTGTTCGATACCCAACTGGCCGAGGTGCAGCTGCAGGAGGCGCAGCTGAACAGATTGATTGAACTCTACCGCGCCCTGGGTGGCGGCTGGCGGGCGCCGGAGCATGCAGCTACCGAGCGCACGGAGTGA
- a CDS encoding heavy metal response regulator transcription factor — protein MRILVVEDEAKTADYLKRGLEESGYRVEVARNGVDGKHLIEEETFDLVILDVMLPGLDGWQLVQVVRQRSAHTPVLFLTARDAVEDRVRGLELGADDYLIKPFSYAELLARVSTLLRRGPPREVEHFHVADLELDLLRRRVTRQGERINLTNKEFALLHLLLSRQGEVLSRAQIASQVWQMNFDSDTNVVDVAIRRLRAKVDDPYPLKLIHTVRGMGYVLDISA, from the coding sequence ATGCGAATTCTGGTGGTGGAGGACGAGGCCAAGACGGCCGACTACCTCAAGCGAGGGTTGGAGGAGTCCGGCTACCGGGTGGAGGTCGCGCGCAACGGCGTCGACGGCAAACACCTGATCGAGGAGGAAACGTTCGATCTGGTAATCCTCGACGTCATGCTGCCCGGGCTCGATGGCTGGCAGCTGGTGCAGGTGGTGCGCCAGCGTTCGGCGCACACGCCGGTGCTGTTCCTCACCGCCCGCGATGCGGTGGAAGACCGGGTGCGCGGGCTGGAACTGGGCGCCGACGACTACCTCATCAAACCCTTTTCCTACGCCGAGCTGCTGGCGCGGGTGAGCACGCTGCTGCGTCGCGGCCCGCCGCGGGAAGTCGAGCATTTCCACGTCGCCGACCTGGAGCTGGACCTGCTGCGCCGCCGCGTCACCCGTCAGGGCGAGCGCATCAACCTGACCAACAAGGAGTTCGCCTTGCTGCACCTGCTGCTCAGTCGTCAGGGCGAGGTGCTTTCCCGTGCGCAGATCGCTTCGCAGGTCTGGCAGATGAACTTCGACAGCGACACCAATGTGGTCGACGTGGCGATCCGCCGGCTGCGCGCCAAGGTCGACGATCCGTACCCGCTCAAGCTCATCCACACCGTGCGCGGCATGGGCTACGTGCTGGACATCTCGGCATGA
- a CDS encoding MFS transporter: MPGSPAILLHSPPRRLAYAAVAVLVGLTGGLGNALFIANLPAIQGDLGLTPAQGAWLPAAYFMVNVSTNLLLIKMRQQYGLRHFAELGLAVYALLSIAHMFVEGLGMAMFVRAASGFAAAATTSLGLFYMLQAFSKAHLPRGVIVAFGLTQVATPLAWLLSPPLVDIGQWHRLYVFESGLALCSLAAVVVLKLPLGERIKVFEPLDFLTFALFAPALALVAAVFAQGRVQWWTEAPWLGYALIAALLLSCLTFMIEHHRRNPLLQTRWLGTAEMLRFAFGALALRFLLSEQSYGAVGLLQTLGMGPDQLRPLYAVILLGLVMGIAASALSFSPRTAAAQILLSILLIGIASFLDVDATSQTRPHDLFLSQGLLSFASGMFLGPLLITGIGKALANGPNYLVSFIVLFSMTQSLGGLAGPAVFGTYQIVREQYHSAHLTEQVVPDDPRIAARLAQQSQAVAATQLDPQLRQALGGARLSQTVTREANVLAFNDVFRLIGLLAIAVLGWSLFHTLRLARQKKASAP, encoded by the coding sequence ATGCCCGGCTCGCCGGCGATCCTGCTGCACAGTCCGCCGCGGCGCCTGGCCTACGCCGCGGTTGCCGTACTGGTGGGGTTGACCGGCGGGCTCGGCAACGCGCTATTCATCGCCAACCTGCCGGCGATCCAGGGCGATCTGGGCCTGACGCCCGCGCAGGGCGCCTGGCTGCCGGCCGCCTACTTCATGGTCAACGTCTCGACCAACCTGCTGCTGATCAAGATGCGCCAGCAATACGGCCTGCGGCATTTCGCCGAGCTGGGGTTGGCGGTCTATGCGCTGCTCAGCATCGCCCATATGTTCGTCGAAGGCCTGGGCATGGCGATGTTCGTGCGCGCAGCGAGCGGTTTCGCCGCAGCGGCCACCACGTCGCTGGGGCTGTTCTACATGCTCCAGGCCTTTTCCAAGGCCCACCTGCCGCGCGGGGTGATCGTCGCCTTCGGCCTGACGCAAGTCGCCACGCCGCTGGCCTGGCTGTTATCGCCACCATTGGTGGATATCGGCCAGTGGCATCGCCTGTACGTGTTCGAAAGCGGCCTGGCGCTCTGCTCGCTGGCCGCCGTGGTGGTGCTCAAGCTGCCGCTGGGCGAGCGCATCAAGGTGTTCGAGCCGCTGGACTTCCTTACCTTCGCCCTCTTCGCCCCGGCGCTGGCGCTGGTTGCCGCAGTCTTCGCCCAGGGCCGCGTGCAGTGGTGGACCGAGGCGCCGTGGCTGGGCTACGCACTGATCGCGGCCCTGCTGCTCAGCTGCCTGACCTTCATGATCGAACATCACCGGCGCAACCCCTTGCTGCAGACACGCTGGCTGGGCACCGCCGAGATGCTGCGCTTCGCCTTCGGTGCGCTGGCGCTGCGCTTTCTGCTGTCCGAACAGAGCTATGGCGCGGTCGGCCTGCTGCAAACGCTCGGCATGGGGCCGGATCAGCTGCGCCCGCTGTACGCGGTGATTCTGCTGGGGCTGGTGATGGGCATCGCCGCCAGCGCGCTGAGCTTCAGCCCGCGGACCGCCGCGGCGCAGATACTGCTCTCGATCCTGCTGATCGGCATCGCCAGCTTTCTCGACGTCGACGCCACCAGCCAGACCCGCCCGCATGACCTCTTCCTCAGCCAGGGATTGCTGTCGTTCGCCAGCGGCATGTTCCTCGGCCCGCTGCTGATCACCGGCATCGGAAAGGCGCTGGCCAACGGGCCGAACTACCTGGTCAGCTTCATCGTGCTGTTTTCCATGACCCAAAGCCTGGGCGGGCTTGCCGGTCCCGCCGTGTTCGGCACCTATCAGATCGTCCGCGAGCAGTACCATTCGGCACACCTGACCGAGCAGGTGGTGCCGGACGACCCACGCATCGCCGCCCGTCTCGCCCAACAGAGCCAGGCAGTGGCCGCCACCCAGCTCGACCCGCAGCTGCGCCAGGCACTCGGCGGCGCTCGCCTGTCGCAGACCGTCACGCGTGAAGCCAACGTGCTGGCCTTCAATGACGTGTTCCGCCTGATCGGCCTGCTCGCCATCGCCGTGCTCGGCTGGTCACTGTTCCACACCCTGCGCCTGGCGCGACAGAAGAAGGCTTCCGCCCCATGA
- a CDS encoding heavy metal sensor histidine kinase, whose protein sequence is MSLLPRSLSLRLALAFALVAVVLLGAIGLYLYRSLEREIVWRDDQALLGRLERMQALLDDSASVDALRQRPQLYENMLGNRDSLLWLLDAQGRALIEINPTRLAIPPLPAADPVALRDIGEARLAWRQLPGEAGLTLVAGRLLSEREQMLGAYRAKLWWALSVGALLASVLGWLISRRALRPVRRLTRQALAIDVQHLHLRLDDSTVPSELEPLRAALNQMLARLEQGFARLSRFSEDLAHEMRTPLGNLMGQTQQLLHRARSVEDYQALLVSNQEEYERLARMIDNMLFLARAEQPAAAIERQRFALPALVGQLCDYFEGVAEERGIQLLDETEGELCGDPELIRRALANLVANALRYGAADSPVRIVSATGDGWRRVSVINQGPPIAPEHLPRLFDRFYRCDPSRAEPGDSGGLGLAIVRSIAQLHGGEVEVHSDASATRFTLCLPADPD, encoded by the coding sequence ATGAGTCTGTTGCCACGCTCACTCAGCCTGCGCCTGGCACTGGCCTTCGCCCTCGTCGCGGTGGTGCTGCTCGGGGCCATCGGCCTCTACCTGTACCGCTCGCTGGAACGCGAGATCGTCTGGCGCGACGACCAGGCGCTGCTCGGCCGGCTGGAGCGCATGCAGGCGCTACTGGACGACAGCGCCAGCGTCGACGCGCTGCGCCAGCGGCCGCAGCTGTACGAGAACATGCTGGGCAACCGCGACAGCCTGCTCTGGCTGCTGGATGCCCAGGGGCGCGCGCTGATCGAGATCAACCCGACCCGTCTGGCGATTCCGCCACTGCCGGCCGCCGATCCGGTGGCGCTGCGGGATATCGGCGAGGCGCGTCTGGCCTGGCGACAGCTGCCCGGCGAGGCGGGGCTGACGCTGGTGGCCGGGCGCCTGCTGAGCGAGCGCGAACAGATGCTGGGTGCCTATCGCGCCAAGCTGTGGTGGGCGCTGAGTGTCGGCGCGCTGCTGGCATCCGTGCTCGGCTGGTTGATCAGCCGGCGCGCGCTGCGCCCGGTGCGCCGGCTGACGCGTCAGGCCCTGGCGATCGACGTGCAACACCTGCACCTGCGCCTCGACGACTCGACCGTGCCGAGCGAGCTGGAACCGCTGCGTGCGGCGCTGAACCAGATGCTGGCCCGGCTGGAGCAGGGTTTCGCCCGACTGTCGCGCTTCAGCGAGGACCTGGCCCACGAGATGCGCACGCCATTGGGCAACCTCATGGGCCAGACCCAGCAACTGCTGCACCGTGCCCGCTCGGTGGAGGATTACCAGGCGCTGCTGGTCTCCAATCAGGAGGAGTATGAGCGCCTGGCGCGGATGATCGACAACATGCTGTTTCTCGCGCGTGCCGAGCAGCCGGCGGCGGCCATCGAGCGGCAGCGCTTTGCACTGCCGGCACTGGTCGGGCAACTGTGCGACTACTTCGAAGGCGTCGCCGAAGAGCGCGGCATCCAGCTGCTCGACGAGACCGAGGGCGAGCTGTGCGGCGACCCCGAACTGATCCGCCGGGCGCTGGCCAATCTCGTCGCCAACGCGCTGCGCTACGGCGCAGCCGACAGCCCGGTGCGAATCGTCAGCGCTACCGGGGACGGCTGGCGGCGCGTCAGCGTGATCAACCAGGGCCCGCCCATCGCCCCGGAGCATCTGCCACGCCTGTTCGACCGCTTCTACCGCTGCGACCCTTCGCGCGCCGAGCCGGGCGACTCCGGCGGACTGGGGCTGGCCATCGTACGTTCGATCGCGCAGCTGCATGGCGGCGAGGTGGAGGTGCACAGCGACGCCAGCGCGACCCGCTTCACCCTGTGCTTGCCGGCTGATCCCGACTGA
- a CDS encoding TetR/AcrR family transcriptional regulator — translation MSSIRERNRDVILRAASEEFAEKGFAATKTSDIAARAGLPKPNVYYYFKSKENLYREVLESIVEPLLEASAPFNQPGHPAEVLRAYIRTKIRISRDHAYASKVFASEIMHGAPHLSPERTAQLNAQAAHNIACIQGWIDQGLMAPIDPSHLLFSIWAATQTYADFDWQISTVTGKARLDEADYDAAADTIIRLVLRGCEIAEPTAA, via the coding sequence ATGTCCAGCATTCGAGAGCGCAACCGAGACGTGATCCTGCGAGCCGCCAGCGAGGAATTCGCGGAAAAGGGCTTCGCCGCCACCAAGACCAGCGACATCGCCGCCCGCGCCGGGCTGCCGAAGCCCAACGTCTACTACTACTTCAAGTCCAAGGAAAACCTCTATCGCGAGGTGCTGGAGAGCATCGTCGAACCGCTGCTCGAAGCCTCTGCACCGTTCAATCAGCCAGGCCATCCGGCCGAGGTGCTGCGCGCCTACATCCGCACCAAGATCCGCATCTCCCGCGATCACGCCTATGCCTCCAAGGTGTTCGCCAGCGAGATCATGCATGGCGCCCCGCACCTGTCACCGGAGCGCACCGCCCAGCTCAACGCCCAGGCCGCGCATAACATCGCCTGCATTCAGGGCTGGATCGACCAGGGTCTGATGGCGCCCATCGACCCCAGCCATCTGCTCTTCAGCATCTGGGCCGCGACGCAGACCTATGCCGACTTCGACTGGCAGATCAGCACCGTCACCGGCAAGGCCCGGCTCGACGAGGCGGACTACGATGCCGCTGCCGACACCATCATCCGCCTGGTCCTCAGGGGCTGCGAAATCGCCGAGCCGACGGCGGCCTGA
- the xth gene encoding exodeoxyribonuclease III yields MDRLKIATFNINGIRARLPNLLEWLEREQPDVVCLQELKAQDADFPIDDIRGAGYGAIWHGQKSWNGVAILARDSEPLEIRRGLPGDPDDSHSRYLEAAVHGVIVASLYLPNGNPQPGPKFDYKLAWFERLIEHAAGLLASGHPVVLAGDYNVVPTDEDIYNPRSWRKDALLQPESRACYERLLAQGWTDALRAQFPDEPVYTFWDYFRQHWQKNSGLRIDHLLLSPDLAPCLQTAGVDRWVRGQEHASDHAPTWVSLAREAD; encoded by the coding sequence GTGGATCGTCTGAAAATCGCCACCTTCAACATCAACGGCATCCGGGCGCGCCTGCCCAACCTGCTCGAATGGCTCGAGCGCGAGCAGCCCGACGTGGTCTGTCTGCAGGAACTCAAGGCGCAGGATGCCGACTTCCCCATCGACGACATCCGCGGCGCCGGCTATGGCGCCATCTGGCACGGGCAAAAGTCCTGGAACGGCGTGGCGATACTCGCCCGTGACAGCGAGCCGCTGGAGATCCGCCGCGGCCTGCCCGGCGACCCGGACGACAGCCACAGCCGCTATCTGGAGGCCGCGGTGCACGGAGTGATCGTCGCCAGCCTCTATCTGCCCAACGGCAACCCCCAGCCCGGGCCGAAGTTCGACTACAAGCTGGCCTGGTTCGAGCGGCTGATCGAGCACGCCGCAGGCTTGCTCGCCAGCGGGCATCCGGTGGTGCTCGCCGGCGACTACAACGTGGTGCCCACTGACGAAGACATCTACAACCCGCGCTCCTGGCGCAAGGATGCGCTGCTGCAGCCGGAAAGCCGCGCGTGCTACGAGCGCCTGCTGGCTCAGGGCTGGACCGATGCCTTGCGCGCCCAGTTTCCGGACGAACCGGTCTATACCTTCTGGGACTATTTCCGTCAGCACTGGCAGAAAAATTCCGGGCTGCGCATCGACCATCTGCTGCTCAGCCCCGATCTTGCGCCGTGCCTGCAGACGGCCGGTGTCGATCGTTGGGTGCGTGGTCAGGAGCACGCCAGCGACCATGCGCCGACCTGGGTCAGCCTGGCGCGCGAGGCGGACTGA
- a CDS encoding EAL domain-containing protein — MLGHLRPFAAVEDLIDPVAVLAKLEAGNVPIGSMLCEALHAVRSHLGMEVAFIAEFSEGARVFRHVDGRTEHLVLCVGDSNPLEESYCQRVVDGRLPELINDATQLPAALELPVTRELPVGAHLSVPIRFSDGGVYGTFCCFSTRPDGSLNERDLNTLRLFAAFAGRLLETQAKSQQSCASKRSRIESVLAERSYGVVYQPIVHLVENRIVGHEALARFRADPQRTPDKWFDEAGQVGLQKELEIALIEAALQGFDRLPADSYLSLNVSPETILAGAVGEVLARQPLDRLMLEVTEHALVQDYERLAEALKPLRREGLRLAVDDAGAGYASFRHILKLKPDVIKLDASLIRNVDSDTGCRALAAALIRFAEETGCKVVAEGVETQEELAMLRRLAVNKAQGYLLGRPSALSARVATG; from the coding sequence ATGCTCGGACATTTGAGGCCGTTTGCGGCCGTTGAGGACCTGATCGACCCGGTTGCCGTGCTGGCGAAGCTCGAAGCCGGCAATGTGCCGATCGGCTCCATGCTGTGCGAGGCGCTGCATGCGGTGCGCAGCCACCTCGGAATGGAAGTTGCGTTTATCGCCGAGTTCAGCGAGGGGGCCCGGGTGTTCCGCCATGTCGATGGGCGGACCGAGCACCTGGTGCTGTGTGTCGGCGACTCCAATCCGCTGGAAGAGAGCTACTGCCAGCGCGTCGTCGATGGCCGCCTGCCGGAATTGATCAACGACGCCACCCAGCTGCCTGCGGCGCTGGAGCTGCCGGTTACCCGCGAACTGCCGGTCGGCGCGCACCTGAGTGTGCCGATCCGTTTCAGCGACGGCGGTGTGTACGGCACCTTCTGCTGCTTCAGCACGCGGCCGGATGGCAGCCTGAACGAGCGCGATCTCAACACGCTGCGGCTGTTCGCTGCCTTCGCCGGGCGGCTGCTGGAGACTCAGGCGAAAAGCCAGCAGAGCTGCGCCAGCAAGCGCAGCCGGATCGAGAGCGTGCTGGCCGAGCGGAGCTATGGGGTCGTCTACCAGCCCATCGTGCATCTGGTGGAGAACCGCATCGTCGGCCACGAGGCGCTGGCGCGTTTCCGCGCCGACCCGCAGCGCACGCCGGACAAATGGTTCGATGAAGCGGGCCAGGTCGGGCTGCAGAAGGAACTGGAGATCGCCTTGATCGAGGCCGCGCTGCAGGGCTTCGACCGTTTACCGGCCGACAGCTACCTGTCGCTCAATGTCTCGCCCGAAACCATCCTGGCCGGGGCGGTCGGCGAGGTGCTCGCCCGCCAGCCACTGGACCGGCTGATGCTGGAAGTCACCGAACATGCCCTGGTGCAGGACTACGAGCGGCTCGCCGAGGCACTAAAACCGCTGCGCCGCGAGGGCCTGCGGCTCGCCGTGGACGATGCCGGCGCCGGCTACGCGAGCTTCCGCCACATCCTCAAACTCAAGCCGGACGTCATCAAGCTCGACGCCAGTCTGATCCGCAACGTCGACAGCGACACCGGCTGTCGCGCCCTGGCCGCGGCGCTGATCCGCTTCGCCGAGGAGACTGGCTGCAAGGTGGTCGCCGAGGGCGTCGAGACGCAGGAAGAGCTGGCGATGCTGCGGCGTCTGGCAGTGAACAAGGCCCAGGGCTACCTGCTCGGCCGACCGTCCGCACTCAGCGCTCGCGTGGCAACGGGCTGA
- a CDS encoding GlcG/HbpS family heme-binding protein, whose translation MRIAATLSLLALAVLTPALSANAATPTPITQQNVSLALADGLIQQTLDACHAQNRTAVVAVVDRGGNLVALRRDDNVGPHNTLAAQRKAYTALSSKTPTRLFAERAASTPDAANLNTLDELLLLGGGVPLKVGDEVIGAIGVAGAGGAKNDEACAVAAIEKLLPSSH comes from the coding sequence ATGCGTATCGCCGCCACACTGTCCCTGCTGGCCCTGGCAGTGCTTACCCCGGCCCTGAGCGCCAACGCCGCCACGCCGACGCCGATCACCCAGCAGAACGTCTCGCTGGCTCTGGCCGACGGCCTGATCCAGCAGACCCTGGATGCCTGCCATGCGCAGAACCGCACTGCGGTGGTCGCCGTGGTCGATCGCGGCGGCAACCTCGTTGCCCTGCGCCGCGACGACAACGTCGGTCCGCACAACACCCTGGCCGCGCAGCGCAAGGCCTACACCGCGCTGTCGAGCAAGACGCCGACCCGCCTGTTCGCCGAACGCGCCGCCAGCACGCCGGATGCCGCCAACCTCAACACCCTGGACGAACTGTTGCTGCTCGGCGGCGGCGTGCCGCTGAAGGTCGGCGACGAGGTGATCGGTGCCATCGGCGTGGCCGGTGCCGGCGGTGCCAAGAACGACGAGGCCTGCGCCGTGGCCGCCATCGAAAAACTGCTGCCCTCCTCCCACTGA
- the uraH gene encoding hydroxyisourate hydrolase → MKALRSIAAGLMLSGLSGLTLAAGNPLSVHVLNLENGLPSPDVRVTLEQRQGDTWKSLNSGETNAQGRITALYPEGKALEKGTYRVTFKTGDWFATQKASTFFPEVPVIFEADGSVEHYHIPLLLSPYGFSTYRGN, encoded by the coding sequence ATGAAAGCACTACGTTCAATCGCCGCCGGCTTGATGCTCAGTGGCCTGTCCGGTCTCACCCTCGCAGCTGGCAACCCGCTCAGCGTGCACGTGCTGAACCTGGAAAACGGTCTGCCCTCGCCGGATGTGCGCGTTACCCTGGAACAACGTCAGGGTGACACCTGGAAATCACTCAACAGCGGCGAGACCAACGCGCAGGGTCGGATCACGGCGCTCTACCCGGAAGGCAAGGCGCTGGAAAAAGGCACCTATCGCGTCACCTTCAAGACCGGCGACTGGTTCGCCACGCAGAAGGCCAGCACCTTTTTCCCCGAAGTTCCGGTGATCTTCGAAGCCGATGGCAGCGTCGAGCACTACCACATCCCGCTGCTGCTGAGCCCCTACGGCTTCTCCACCTACCGCGGCAACTGA
- a CDS encoding PA2169 family four-helix-bundle protein translates to MDTKETISVLNDLIETCKDGEKGFLECAEDLRDPQLKSTMNQRSRDCATAAAELQQLVRSMGGDPETSTSLSADMHRRWVDLKAMITGKDDEAILNECERGEDVAVKSYRKALEKDLPAEVRIVVERQYQGVQRNHDQVKALRDAARARG, encoded by the coding sequence ATGGATACGAAAGAGACGATTTCCGTGCTCAACGATCTGATAGAGACCTGCAAGGATGGGGAAAAGGGCTTTCTCGAATGTGCCGAGGATCTGCGCGACCCGCAGCTCAAGAGCACCATGAACCAGCGTTCGCGCGATTGCGCCACCGCCGCTGCCGAGCTGCAGCAACTGGTGCGCTCGATGGGTGGCGATCCGGAGACCAGCACCAGCCTCTCGGCCGATATGCACCGCCGCTGGGTCGACCTCAAGGCGATGATCACCGGCAAGGACGACGAGGCGATTCTCAACGAATGCGAACGTGGCGAGGACGTGGCGGTGAAGAGTTACCGCAAGGCGCTGGAAAAAGACCTGCCGGCCGAGGTGCGGATCGTTGTGGAACGCCAGTACCAGGGCGTGCAGCGCAACCATGATCAGGTCAAGGCACTGCGTGACGCCGCTCGCGCACGCGGCTGA